From Methanomicrobiales archaeon HGW-Methanomicrobiales-1, a single genomic window includes:
- the asd gene encoding aspartate-semialdehyde dehydrogenase codes for MINVGVLGATGAVGQRFVELLADHPWFNLSTLAASDRSAGKPYGKIVNWRLDTQFPENIGKIKVVPTSPKAMKDVDLVFSALPAEIAIDVEKEFADAGIAVCSNASSYRMEKDIPLVVPEVNPEHLGLIDVQKDAGRDGFIVTNPNCSTIVMVTALAPLRQFKFTDVRVATMQAISGAGFAGVAAMSIYDNVIPYIGKEEEKMETETLKIMGALKGNKVTNARFNVSASCHRVPVIDGHTMAVWVDIKEPIETLNKAFRNYKPPIKGLPTQPAESVHFFEEEPDRPQPRLDRMRGKGMTVSVGRLREGVRFIAMGHNTIRGAAGASVLNAELIVKKKYL; via the coding sequence ATGATCAATGTTGGAGTGCTCGGAGCAACGGGTGCGGTTGGTCAGCGATTTGTTGAACTCCTTGCGGATCATCCCTGGTTCAATCTGTCGACGCTCGCCGCATCCGATCGCAGCGCGGGAAAGCCCTATGGAAAAATTGTGAACTGGCGTCTTGACACGCAGTTTCCGGAAAATATTGGGAAAATCAAGGTCGTACCCACTTCGCCAAAAGCGATGAAGGATGTTGATCTGGTATTTTCTGCCCTTCCGGCAGAGATTGCCATCGATGTGGAGAAAGAATTTGCCGATGCCGGGATCGCGGTCTGCAGTAACGCAAGTTCCTACCGGATGGAGAAGGATATCCCTCTGGTTGTACCGGAAGTGAACCCGGAACATCTTGGTCTCATCGATGTCCAGAAGGATGCCGGCAGGGATGGGTTCATTGTCACTAACCCGAACTGTTCCACCATCGTGATGGTGACAGCGCTGGCACCATTACGGCAGTTCAAATTTACGGATGTCCGTGTCGCAACCATGCAGGCCATATCCGGAGCCGGGTTTGCCGGTGTCGCTGCCATGTCCATCTATGATAATGTCATCCCGTATATCGGCAAAGAAGAAGAGAAGATGGAGACCGAGACGCTCAAGATCATGGGGGCCCTTAAGGGAAACAAAGTAACCAATGCCCGGTTTAATGTGAGCGCCAGCTGCCACCGGGTGCCGGTTATTGACGGTCACACGATGGCAGTCTGGGTCGATATCAAGGAACCGATCGAGACCCTTAACAAAGCATTCCGGAATTATAAACCGCCCATCAAAGGCCTGCCTACACAACCCGCGGAATCCGTTCACTTCTTTGAAGAAGAACCCGATCGCCCGCAGCCCCGTCTTGACCGGATGCGGGGGAAGGGAATGACCGTTTCAGTAGGGCGTCTGCGTGAGGGTGTTCGTTTCATTGCCATGGGGCACAACACGATCCGTGGTGCTGCTGGTGCAAGTGTACTGAATGCAGAACTGATTGTGAAAAAGAAGTATCTCTGA